In Kitasatospora sp. NBC_00240, the following are encoded in one genomic region:
- a CDS encoding acyl-CoA carboxylase epsilon subunit encodes MAVPAEPLVRIVRGALSDEELAALAAVLMARAAAARQAAAAEQAEPIATWQRRERRPPYFSPVSWQQAA; translated from the coding sequence ATGGCCGTTCCCGCCGAACCTCTTGTCCGCATCGTCCGCGGCGCGCTCTCCGACGAGGAACTCGCCGCTCTGGCGGCCGTGCTGATGGCCCGCGCCGCGGCAGCCCGGCAGGCCGCCGCGGCCGAGCAGGCCGAGCCGATCGCCACCTGGCAGCGCCGGGAGCGCCGCCCGCCGTACTTCTCCCCGGTCAGCTGGCAGCAGGCCGCCTGA
- a CDS encoding acyl-CoA carboxylase subunit beta: MTVVHEAPVGDEIPEIPADARGRVAELHELREKVRSGPSEQATEAQHAKGKLTARERIDLLLDEGSFREVEPLRRHRATGFGLEARKPHTDGVVVGWGTVHGRTVFTYAHDFRIFGGALGEAHAQKIHKIMDMAIAAGAPLISLNDGAGARIQEGVTALAGYGGIFQRNTRASGVIPQISVMLGPCAGGAAYSPALTDFVFMVRETSQMFITGPDVVQAVTGEKISQNGLGGADVHSAVSGVSHFAYDDEQSCIEEVRYLLSLLPQNNREMPPASVNDDPVDRRNDSLLDLVPADGNRPYDMRKVIEEIVDHGEFLEIHERWATNVLCVLARIDGHVTGIIANQPQSLAGVLDINASEKAARFVQMCDAFNIPLVTMLDVPGFLPGVDQEHDGIIRHGAKLLYAYCNATVPRIQLILRKAYGGAYIVMDSRSIGADLSFAWPTNEIAVMGAEGAAGVIFRRDINGADDPEAMRAQKIKEYRSELMHPYYAAERGLVDDVIDPAETRAVLASSLAMLRTKHADLPSRKHGNPPM; the protein is encoded by the coding sequence ATGACGGTTGTGCATGAGGCGCCGGTCGGTGACGAGATCCCCGAGATCCCTGCCGACGCCCGCGGGCGGGTCGCCGAGCTGCACGAACTGCGCGAGAAGGTGCGCAGCGGCCCGAGTGAGCAGGCGACCGAGGCGCAGCATGCGAAGGGGAAGTTGACCGCTCGGGAGCGGATCGATCTGCTGCTGGACGAGGGTTCGTTCCGTGAGGTGGAGCCGTTGCGTCGGCACCGGGCGACGGGTTTCGGTCTGGAGGCGAGGAAGCCGCACACCGATGGTGTGGTCGTCGGTTGGGGCACGGTGCACGGGCGGACCGTGTTCACGTACGCGCACGACTTCCGGATCTTCGGCGGCGCGCTGGGTGAGGCCCATGCGCAGAAGATCCACAAGATCATGGACATGGCCATCGCGGCGGGTGCCCCGCTGATCTCGTTGAACGACGGCGCCGGTGCCCGGATCCAGGAGGGTGTCACGGCGCTGGCCGGGTACGGCGGCATCTTCCAGCGCAACACCCGGGCCTCCGGCGTCATCCCGCAGATCTCGGTGATGCTCGGCCCGTGCGCCGGTGGCGCCGCCTACTCCCCCGCGCTGACCGACTTCGTCTTCATGGTCCGCGAGACCTCGCAGATGTTCATCACCGGTCCGGACGTGGTGCAGGCCGTGACCGGCGAGAAGATCAGCCAGAACGGCCTCGGCGGCGCCGACGTCCACTCCGCGGTCTCCGGTGTGTCGCACTTCGCCTACGACGACGAGCAGAGCTGCATCGAGGAGGTCCGCTACCTCCTGTCGCTGCTGCCGCAGAACAACCGTGAGATGCCGCCGGCCAGCGTCAACGACGACCCGGTGGACCGGCGCAACGACTCGCTGCTGGACCTCGTGCCCGCCGACGGCAACCGCCCCTACGACATGCGCAAGGTGATCGAGGAGATCGTCGACCACGGCGAGTTCCTGGAGATCCACGAGCGCTGGGCCACCAACGTGCTGTGCGTGCTGGCCCGGATCGACGGCCATGTGACCGGCATCATCGCCAACCAGCCGCAGTCGCTGGCCGGCGTGCTGGACATCAACGCCTCCGAGAAGGCCGCCCGCTTCGTCCAGATGTGCGACGCCTTCAACATCCCGCTGGTGACCATGCTGGACGTGCCGGGCTTCCTGCCCGGCGTCGACCAGGAGCACGACGGCATCATCCGGCACGGCGCCAAGCTGCTCTACGCGTACTGCAACGCCACCGTGCCGCGGATCCAGCTGATCCTGCGCAAGGCCTACGGCGGCGCGTACATCGTGATGGACTCCCGCTCGATCGGCGCGGACCTGTCCTTCGCCTGGCCCACCAACGAGATCGCCGTGATGGGCGCCGAGGGCGCCGCAGGCGTCATCTTCCGCCGCGACATCAACGGCGCCGACGACCCCGAGGCGATGCGCGCGCAGAAGATCAAGGAGTACAGGAGCGAGCTGATGCACCCGTACTACGCGGCCGAGCGCGGCCTCGTCGACGACGTCATCGACCCGGCCGAGACCCGCGCCGTGCTCGCCTCCTCCCTGGCCATGCTCCGCACCAAGCACGCCGACCTGCCCAGCCGCAAGCACGGCAACCCGCCGATGTGA